In Rutidosis leptorrhynchoides isolate AG116_Rl617_1_P2 chromosome 6, CSIRO_AGI_Rlap_v1, whole genome shotgun sequence, the DNA window ctgaaatgactacctttataaaaacgacttgtaacttattttttcgactataaacctatactttttctgtttagattcataaaatagagttcaatatgaaaccatagcaatttgattcactcaaaacggatttaaaatgaagaagttatgggtaaaacaagattggataatttttctcattttagctacgtgaaaattggtaacaaatctattccaaccataacttaatcaacttgtattgtatattatgtaatcttgagataccatagacacgtatacaatgtttcgacctatcatgtcgacacatctatatatatttcggaacaaccatagacactctatatgtgaatgttggagttagctatacagggttgaggttgattccaaaatatatatagtttgagttgtgatcaatactgagatacatatacactgggtcgtgaattgattcaagataatatttatcgatttatttctgtacatctaactgtggacaactagttgtaggttactaacgaggacagctgacttaataaacttaaaacatcaaaatatattaaaagtgttgtaaatatattttgaacatactttaatatacatgtatatattgttataggttcgtgaatcaaccagtggccaagtcttacttcccgacgaagtaaaaatctgtgaaagtgagttatagtcccacttttaaaatctaatatttttgggatgagaatacatgcaggttttataaatgatttacaaaatagacacaagtacgtgaaactacattctatggttgaattatcgaaatcgaatatgcccctttttattaagtctggtaatctaagaattagggaacagacaccctaattgacgcgaatcctaaagatagatctattgggcctaacaaaccccatccaaagtaccggatgctttagtacttcgaaatttatatcatatccgaagggtgtcccggaatgatggggatattcttatatatatgcatcttgttaatgtcggttaccaggtgttcaccatatgaatgatttttatctctatgtatgggatgtgtattgaaatatgaaatcttgtggtctattgttacgatttgatatatataggttaaacctataactcaccaacatttttgttgacatttaaagcatgtttattctcaggtgaatactaagagcttccgctgttgcatactaaaataaggacaagatttggagtccatgtttgtatgatattgtgtaaaaactgcattcaagaaactgatttcgatgtaacatatttgtattgtaaatcattatgtaatggtcgtgtgtaaacaggatattttagattatcattatttgataatctacgtaaagctttttaaacctttatttatgaaataaaggttatggtttgttttaaaaatgaatgcagtctttgaaaaacgtctcatatagaggtcaaaacctcgtaacgaaatcaattaatatggaacgtttttaatcaataagaacgggacatttcaattactgtATATTAGAGAGTATTTATATTTAAGGGTACAAAGGTAATTTAAAGTGTAAGAGGATTTTATAAAAACCTGCGTTTTCTCTGCAGTAACCATCACCTCACTTCTTGAAATTTGCGATTTGAAGCTAACACAACGCAAAAAATCGATTTTTGACATTTCCTTACCAAACACTAAAAATGGATTTTTCATGATTTGCAAACGTGATAATTAAAAAATCAGCTTCAAATCGCAAAGTCAAACACCCCTAAATTATCTATAATATTCTCTTCAAATCATATCATGATCacctaactaacaagtatatttaattttttattcatgtcacacgttaataaggtagttttagtcagttcatatcgttctttataaatgattatcaaacagcttattttcattcagagcaaaCCTTATTCAGAAGCTCTGGACCATTCAGCAGCTGAAtcattcagcactaaatcattcagttttatcaaacgcatccTTAGTAGTATCAAAATCAAAATAACTAATTAAGTTAACTTGATTTCGAATTTCGAAGTAAATATTTGTAGTTGAGTGACTTAACACAGTATCACAAATGTAATGTAGTAATgtacaaacaacaacaacaaaactcaataccacataagtgatATATGAGaggggtgagatgtagacaattcttcccCTATCCGTGAATAAACAACAACAAAACAATAAAATCCAACACTACCTAATGTAGTACTGTTATCCAATAccacataataatgtagtaatgtAGTAGTAGAGAAAGCACATGGCAAAAGTTAAAATTAGAATAATACCAGTAATGTTTAAAATCAATTCCCTCCTTCAATGATGCAATTAAAGACAACAACAATTAAAAAGGTAATAGTTTTACTCTATAAATCAATCCAACCGTTACCTCCATTTTATCCTCGGATCTCTTCCCCCTTTTTGTCTTCATATACACTCGACTGTACTCCAGTACTGTACTTCAAATTAGGGTTTTGTTTTAACAAAGCAAAACGTACCAATTCATTCTCTAACTTAGATTTGTCCCATGGATAAAAGATCAAATGATTCGGGTACCAATGCCGGGTCTGGATTTGGTGAAATCGGTTCGAATCAGAAGAGTGGTGGGTGGAAGGCAGATGTTGATACAACGGTGCCGTTTGAGTCGGTTATGGAAGCCGTGACCCGATTTGGTGGAATGGGGTTTTGGAAACCCCATACCCGTAACCCGTCTCAGGTATGCTGCTTTCACTTACCAGCTCACTTTGTTAATttttcattaattattaattataaattttaacaaaaaaaaaaattgtaacacCTGTTATATCAGTACTCGTAGTACCGTAGATTTTGATCCACATCTTTAATTTAGGTATGAATAATTTTCTGGTAACCTGAAATTCATGCCTTTAGATTTGCCAAATTGACACATTGTCAAATTTAGGGAAGAAAAAACTGTGCATTAAGTTAGGTATGCTTTCAGTAACACAAACTATGCATAAATTGTTATTTATTCGATACATGATTCTTAAAAATTGGGTGATGATCAACACCGCTAAACATGTTTTATAATGTTGTACCGTACTACATCATAAAACATGTTTGTAGTTGTACGTATAAAATTTTTTGGTGTACATGGATCACCCCCTAATAAAATAGTAAAATACTAATGTGTATGCGAAAACCAACAATATAACTGCGTACACTGTCATTGGCGTATCGGTTCCTCTTGTTAATATATTGATGTTTAGTAGCAGTGACAAATATACATTTTTTAGTTTGAAAATAAGTCAAAATCTGTTCTACTAACAGTTTAAATAGgcataacgggttgggttgtgttGACAAAGAAAACTATTTGCTTCATATTTTAGATAAGTAACACATTGAGGTAGTTATGAGAACAATGCTGTTAACATAGTAATAACATTTTTTGAGATTGTGTAAGCATTTTAATACTACATTATACGACTTTCGACCCTTTTGATCTATACATTTGTTTCATACTTTAAATTTTTCTATCTTAGAGACCCTTGTTGATGTAATGAGCAAAATTTAATATTACATTTTGTAGGAGATTGTATGATTCGCTTAATGATAAGCTTGTAGGAAAATTTTGGTATCCCAGTTGATGTCAAAAGTCAAAGCATAGGCCAATTTTTTTTGCCAGTTTTACTACATAAACTGTTCATCTTGATATATGTCTTGTATGTAGTTATCGTGCTTTACATTTTTGTCCGAATTTCAGACCAACACCGAAGAAGTTTCTGGTAAGACGAAAGTAGAGGATCAAGCGACGCAATTACAGAACAACCAAGTAGAAGAAGAAAGAGAAAATCTGGAAATTTTGAAAGAAATCGAAGCAACAAAATCTAGATTTGAAGAATTAAAAGTCAAACAGCAGAAACAAGAAGTCAACGTTGACATACACCCGTCTGATGGTCAAAACAATGAGGACGGTTTATCAAAAGTTGAGTTCTTGAAAAGGGTAGATGAAGCAACCGAAGAAGTAAAGCATTGTACAAACGTTCTTGAAGAAGCTTTGACTCGTGTCAACACTTCTAGACAAGCATCAACGGAGTTCAAGGATATGGATTGCAATGTGGGTCCCACGATGTCGATAGGTCAGATATTGGGTAGGAAATTGGTGCTGGCACAGAAAAGGTCCGAGAAGAATGCAGCAAGATGGAAAGTTCCATTGCCGCGGATTCTTAGCAAATCAAGTAACGGGGAAAAGAGAGGTAATCGAGGTAGTGTGGAGAAAGAAGTTTCGACAAAGAGAATGAAGTTTGGGTTTTGTGTATGAATTTTATGGTTAACGGATTTGATCGAATGTGAGTTTGTGTATTAGTATGAAGCTATGGAAATGAATCTGTACTCAACAATCCGTTGCCTAAAATAAAATGTGACTTTAATTTATTTTTGTTTCATCTTCAAAATAATTGCATTATTAGAGATCATAATAAGACACTAACCTTTTTATCAATTAAGAAAACAATTAAGGGTAATGTAATGCATTTAATTGTTGTAATAACAACATAACCACCTCAAGGTGGTTATTTAGAAGACAAGAGATGATGCACTCTAGCTGACAAAATTATTTTGTTTCAACACAATTAGTGAATTAGTGATATTTATTTGAGTAATGATATCTACGCAACTCATTTTTattatgtacacaaccatcatgctttacagtattatacagtacaacactgtaaagcatgatggttgtgtacataatAAAAATGAGTTGCGTATATATCACTCCCCTATTTATAAGTAACTGCTGAAAGTAAACATTGCATTGCAATTATTGGTTAAAAGGAGGAATAATATAGTACTCCGTACTACATAACTAGTTTAGGAATAAATGCAATTTTCCTGTTTGAGATGAGTTTGGGTTCTCATCTTTTTGACGTTTATATGATCTTATACTTTTTTcacaaaattaaataaataaataaactaactAGTAAATTTTCACGACAGATATCTTTTAGTATATATCCTATCTCACGACTGTTAAAGTAATATATCACCACAAATTATCAAACACACAATACAATCATCATATGGTTCAGAAGGTATATTATTAACAACCTGCAAACATTTGAAAGGATACGAATCCAAATAAACAAGATACCCATCTTAATAACTACTACTGTAGTAGCTAAATTTTGAAGGTCAAAATTTAAAAACCATGAAGTCCTAAATGAGAAATTAATCCCATTTTCAACCTTCACAATTGACCACTCTGAGAGAGTGTCAAAACAGGCAACTTTTTTATAGAGCGATTCAAACAGGTAGTTAATTGACCTGCTACCACTTCTTCTCTTTTTGTATTTATTCAGTTTAGGTAAATTTATTAAGAtcaatataaaatgtatatatccAAAGACATACTTAAGCTATATTGAAAACTTAATACAGTATATTTTGGGTCACTTTGACCCCCCCCATTTGGTTTCTATTTGTTGTTTCTTTTCTTCGTTTTTTCATCTGCTTGGCCTGGCCTGTTAGCAAATATAACTCAAGTAACATATTTTCACCTTAACGCATTGCAGATGACTGCTCTGATGAGCAAATTAGTGGGAAAACAATGGCCAACATGCATGACATACGGTATCGCTATTAGAGGCTAGTAAGTAAATATGTCCTGTAAAGAAGAGCATGcatttagtatattctaaacttttTTTCTCAAAAAGAGGCTGCAATCCTCTTCAGAACAGAAGGTATATTAGAGTCTATAATAATACTCTCTGTTTATCTAAAATTGTCCTTTCATTTTTCATTCATATGACCAAGGTGACTGTACATTCGGAGGGGAGTATGGCCCACCACCAGGAGATATCAATGCCGACGTCGTTCCTATGCCTTCAACACATCCTGGAGCAGCAGCCACTTGCTCTTTTCTGTCCCAcaacaaaaacaaaataaaaaacatATACAGAATATTATCAAACTGGTTGTCGCGGAGTTTTTGGTTTTGTTGGTAACGAACATACACTATTATTAGTTGCAAAAAAGTATCCTACGGGATATTTAAAATAACTTTGCCTTGTATATTATGGTCCCAAATCGCGTACCAAACTTTCAAGTTTTTTCAGATGTGTCCATACTCTCATTTTGGTAATACAAATATTTTCACACAGTACTAATAACTAACAATAGTTATAGATGCGGAAAAAAAACTAAACTTCAATATTTTAGTTAGTATGGGATTTCAACATGTTTTTGCCGTATATATTGTGGTCCCAACGCGTATAGCCACATTTCAAGTTTTCAGTGTGTCCATACTCTTATTTTGGTATTACATATTTTCATACAGCACTACTAAGTAACCAACTAaccataattatatatatgaacaaCTAATTTATGGCATTGAGTACATTTCCATGAAGGACTGAAGGAGAAAACAAATAGGTCACCTTATTTTGTGTAGTTAAGTTTACTTGCATAAAATAATACCAAGTTCAATACATGTAGCAACATTTGAAGTAGATTTCATAAAAACATATACACAAATTACATAATAGATATATACAACATAGTTACACTCGAGTATTGACTGTACCATGTACTGTATCATACTAAAATTCATGATGAATAGAAATGCTAATACTAAGTTGTAGCCATACAGCAGATTAATTTCTTAGGGAACACAAATTAGGGAACTCGTGATCCAAATACATAAATGATTACCAATAAAGCAATCGTCATGTACACATCTAACAAATCTACCACACCATTAACATTTTCACATATTGAGGAAAGGGATAACAGGTGATTTTGATTTCCCACATGTCTAACCAGATATCAAAATAGAATATTACAGTATGCGTTATCCATTTTATTAAACCAAATAATATATATCACGTATTTGTTATCAAGACATCAAAATTTGTATAGAGTTATGAGTTATAACACTTACTTTGCCCAAACATTGCCATGAGGTAGCTGAAACGGATGATTGATTGCGGACCCATTCGGTATTCCATACACCAATTCATTATGAGCAGTTCCTTCCTGCAGGTTCATCGGTAAATGGTTGTTATTGCTTGCGACAGACCCATACGAGGTTCTGTAGGCCCACAGATCATCAGTGGTAGCTTGCATAAAACCAGGTGCGTTAGACGGGACCAGCTCCTGTTCCTTTGACATTAACCCCGAAGTCGTTTGAGGTAAATCCCAATCCTGATTCGCACCAAATAAGCCAAGAGTATCTGGACCGAGCTTACTGTTCCACCCCTGCCACCCCTTATCAGCATGATTTTCATTAGAAGTGGACCACTGTGACACAGGAGAATCATATGGCGATGAATTTTCGGGCCCACCATCAGCTAAAAAGCCCAGATCTATCGGAAAACCATCAAATGCCTCATGCCCAGGCCCGGGCCCAGTTGAGGATGCAGGATCGGGAACATAAGAAGGGTCTTGAAAAATGTCAGGTTCTTCGTGTATACATTCAGTGAAATTTGATGATAACTGAAGACCTATAGTACTACTAGTGAAGTTTCCAAAACTTGGTAGAGAATTTAATGCTTGGGTAACGggaatatcaaatccttgagtcaCTGGGTACCCGGGTGCTATAGAACTTTGAGATTCGGATTGTTGAGTTCCATTGGGTCTGCTTATAACATTTGTACTTGTAGTGGATGAAGCAGTAGGTGATGAACGCGTGAACAATTGATGCCATGATCTTTTGGGTGGTGGACAGGGTTGGGACTCAAAACAAGCCTGCTGCAGACACACATgtcaaactaaaaaaaaaaaaaaaaagaaaaaaaaaactagctTAAAGGGAAATGGGTCCAATCATCAGATGTATTAACAATATAACTAATTTATCTGAAGCTTGAAATAGTTTTTCTAATCATAACTAACATGTATACTATCTAAAGCTTTAGATGTATTGAATAAATTTATTCTTAAAAGTCACTTAATGTCTATTATTATGGGCGCCCATCGTCCTAAACCACATTTTAGATTATAATTGTAATGAAAATGTCTTTCAAATCATAACTAATGAATGAACTACTTAGAATTGAAAAAGACGCTGCGTGTAGATCAGCCAACCTAACCCAAATGTTTCAACACCGTGCTAAACACCCATTTCAACACTACTCATTTTGACCTGTTACCCAACCTACCTATCTTGTTAATTCTAGTAATATTATAAACAGTCTAATCGGTAGGCTAATATGCATGGCACTATGGCATCATCACAAACAGTGTTTATGGTGAGAATATTACTTTATATAAACAAATTATAAATAAGATTACTTACAGGACGAGTATGGTTTTGATCATCTGCATGTGTATTTGATTTCCCAGACGCACGTTCAGGTTGAACATGATCTCTCTTATTTGAATGCTCCAAAAATGAACCAGACCTGTGTTCTCTTGTGTTACCTTTCCCAAAAAACCCACCCCCGCTAAGTGTTTTAGAAGATGCAAAAAAATTTCCCTTCATACGATCAAGGTATCGTGTACCAACACCTCCCTGGTTATAACTATTTGTCACagcaattttagacttgttattattattatgatcctcAAACTTTCTGTTTTTCTCAAGTTCTTTACTTGCTCGTTTCTCAAGTTCATCTACATCACTTTTATTAGATCCCCTGTCCCGTTCCTTCTTTTTCTCTTGCCGTTTCCTCTCAGCCTCTTTTTTATCCTGCCGAGGTGACGATTTATCTTTTCGGTTGATATGTTTGTCGATTTCATCTCTAACTTTCCTACGTTCTTCGACCAATCGAGCAACCTCCTCCCTTTGTTTTCGTTCCTCTTCTTCCAACTGTTCCCTTTCTAATCTAGCTTGTCTCTTCTCTTCCGCTTTCCTACGAGCTTTTTCGCTTTTAGTTTCGTTACAATTTACACCATTCTCACCCTTTTTAGCTAGACCGTTGACATCTGAATCTGATGTATTATCATCTTCATTGAAACTGATTCTAAACAGTTTCCTAAAAAGCCACATAATACCCAAGAAGATAGCAGCTATACTCTTGCTGACAAAAATaacaagaaaagaaaagaaatCATTCCCACTACTAAAGAACCCACCATTGTTCTTCTTCCAATTACCAGACTTCAAAGAATGGGACCCGTTAACCCAATTACCACCGTTTTCAAGCCAATCTTGACCGCATATCCAATTATTATCAGACCAAACCTTCTCAACTAAATCTTTAAAAATCCCAGAGCCCGAAAACCGTCCTAAATCAGGTGATACAAACAAAGGATCCGTTGCAGGTCTTTTAGATTGATGCCCACAGTAAGAACAATTAAACTTCCCCCCAGAAGGGTTTTGATCACGATACGGAGTCTTACAATTCCTGCACTTTCTAACCGCATTCTTTTTAAGCTTCTGAATTTCAATAGCTTCGAGTCTCTTTCTCTCTTTAAGTCTAGCATTCCTACGAGCCCGCCAAGTCGACAATCGCGGCATCAAAACTTCATACCAAAATAGGGTCACCAACAGCACAATAACACAAGCCAACCTTGGTGACGTAATTTCGAAACGAAAAGCCGGAGGCAAGAATTGTGATAACAACCATAGTGCAATCAAAGGAATCACTATCCATGGTAGCATGGTAGCAATCTTTCTTGACCACTTCTGAATCACACACAGTATACACATTATCCTTCAACAAACTCCCCTATCTTTTCGACCCTTAACCTTTTCCCCTTtcaatcaaaaaccctaattcgacGATACAAATAACCCTAAATACAATATCGCTTGCTTCCAAACCCTAAAAACAAAAAACGAACacaaaatgacatttctcccacaATTAACAATGACAATACAAACAATCAACAAATTAAAATGCTGAACTCAAATAACATcaacaaaattagggttttggtagctAAAAAAACTCCAGTGGAAAACAATCACGATAATTAAGATTAACAagtacaacaatatataataaattgaaactaATCGATTAATTCAAGTCCTGGAAATAGAATAATTATTAGAAATTGATATAAATAGTGACCATTACAGGCAATATATTACCGGATAATAAAAAGTTTCCGATACCGGCCGATGAGAGGTCGCCGTTGCACCGCTCTCTATATTAAGCTGTGAcggtgatgaagatgatggtttTTTGATTGTATATAAAATTCAGACGTAAATAAATGGGATTGAAATAAATATAAAATGGTGACTCGTATATATATGAACGTGATGAACCGGTTCGTATTGGTAAATTCAAACCAGTAATTGGACCGGGTTTTGGAAAGCTTTTTTGATAAATCTTGACTAAATCTAGAATTCTTAAATCATTTTCATATTCATTCAAGTTATAAATATTTTGCTACATTTGGAGATTAAAATGTATCAATCAATATCAATTGGTTGATGGTATACTCCTCATTTAGTTACCTACGTAACAATGTATAAAGGTAAATATATTTAATATGAATATTGGTTTTTCTTAAGAATAATTAATTAAGAGTAGGGTTGTTcatcggtttggttttcggtttttcgatttattcggttcggttttttcggttttgaaactctaaaaatcaaaaccaaaaaccgaaccgaaaccaaattcaaatatcaaaaccaaaaccgaaccaaaaaccaaatttaaattcggttcggtttcggttaaaaccaaatTAACTTCCacatcgatttttttttttactttttcctcACGATATaaataaacattatattattaactttgtaagtatcgtactatatatatatatatatatatatatatatatatatatatatacatacaaattttaaaatattaaaataagcttatatactatcataatacaatatatattatatcaaaaaatAAACAAAATCAATACCAATAGCAAAACTAAAATTTTCTTTGTCTTAGTCATAGTGTATACTTTCTAATAATAAAATGTTGTAAAGTAGTGTATATAAATTTAATTGATTCAACATGCACACACATAAATTGTACTGAATAGCAAAATCGACTTGAAATGGTTACGGCTCCAAAAATGTGGAGTTAAAAGGATAAATTATGAAATTAAAGATTAAAATAGGATTTCAATCCGAGTAAACCTAATTTGACTTGAAAAGTTAAAATATCTATTCAAATCGTTTCTCGTACATGTATACAATAATATAAAGGGAGTTGATTCTCACACATCAAGaattgatccatacacacttttaTGCACAAAATTTACATTTATATCCCTAAATTTATCTAGGAATTTAACCTCCATAATTAAAAAGTAAGGGTATAATAGTATGTTTGTGTGTAAGGATCAATTCTTGGTATGTGAGAATCATCTCCCtaatataaataacttaaaatatttatttaatattgtataaattatattcggttttatattcggttttcggttaaccaaattcaaaattttcaaaacccaaaaccaaaccgaaaaaccgaattaaaattcggtttcggttttgcTCGATCCAAAAACCATTTttaaaattcggtttggtttttttcgatttggtttcgattcgatattcggtttaaATGGTTTCAAACAAAATGGTGCACACCCCTAATTAAGAGTGTAATTTGCTAAATCAAAAAACAAAATTACGCTATTGATCCTTAATGTTTTCCTCGAGTAGACTTCACTCATTTTTTAACGTGAATTACCCTAATATTGAAAAAGTTGCGTCATTGATACTTGAAGATAACAAACATTAGTTCCCAACTATTAGACACTTAAGTACATTTTGTATACATAATTATAGTAGGGATTAGAGTgtaaatatatactatatatatatatacaatgtccCATAACCCTAATGGTTAtcaataataaaatacaaattacatTGTTTATCTTGGTATCAAGAGCTGCGGTCCTAACCTTAATCATCTCAACAACATGTGCCGCATACAATAACACCAGCTACTTTTTTATGATCACCATCACTAAATACAATAAAACACATGGCTCTTCTTGCTGCCTTCACTTCGGCAGAGAAAACCACACACAATACACACAAGTTTGGATTCACCCTATCTCCAACCAACTATGGTTATTGGAAGGCTATGATTCAGCCATTCCTAATTACAAATAATCAGT includes these proteins:
- the LOC139855940 gene encoding uncharacterized protein produces the protein MDKRSNDSGTNAGSGFGEIGSNQKSGGWKADVDTTVPFESVMEAVTRFGGMGFWKPHTRNPSQTNTEEVSGKTKVEDQATQLQNNQVEEERENLEILKEIEATKSRFEELKVKQQKQEVNVDIHPSDGQNNEDGLSKVEFLKRVDEATEEVKHCTNVLEEALTRVNTSRQASTEFKDMDCNVGPTMSIGQILGRKLVLAQKRSEKNAARWKVPLPRILSKSSNGEKRGNRGSVEKEVSTKRMKFGFCV
- the LOC139852471 gene encoding uncharacterized protein isoform X2, whose translation is MCILCVIQKWSRKIATMLPWIVIPLIALWLLSQFLPPAFRFEITSPRLACVIVLLVTLFWYEVLMPRLSTWRARRNARLKERKRLEAIEIQKLKKNAVRKCRNCKTPYRDQNPSGGKFNCSYCGHQSKRPATDPLFVSPDLGRFSGSGIFKDLVEKVWSDNNWICGQDWLENGGNWVNGSHSLKSGNWKKNNGGFFSSGNDFFSFLVIFVSKSIAAIFLGIMWLFRKLFRISFNEDDNTSDSDVNGLAKKGENGVNCNETKSEKARRKAEEKRQARLEREQLEEEERKQREEVARLVEERRKVRDEIDKHINRKDKSSPRQDKKEAERKRQEKKKERDRGSNKSDVDELEKRASKELEKNRKFEDHNNNNKSKIAVTNSYNQGGVGTRYLDRMKGNFFASSKTLSGGGFFGKGNTREHRSGSFLEHSNKRDHVQPERASGKSNTHADDQNHTRPACFESQPCPPPKRSWHQLFTRSSPTASSTTSTNVISRPNGTQQSESQSSIAPGYPVTQGFDIPVTQALNSLPSFGNFTSSTIGLQLSSNFTECIHEEPDIFQDPSYVPDPASSTGPGPGHEAFDGFPIDLGFLADGGPENSSPYDSPVSQWSTSNENHADKGWQGWNSKLGPDTLGLFGANQDWDLPQTTSGLMSKEQELVPSNAPGFMQATTDDLWAYRTSYGSVASNNNHLPMNLQEGTAHNELVYGIPNGSAINHPFQLPHGNVWAKKEQVAAAPGCVEGIGTTSALISPGGGPYSPPNVQSPWSYE
- the LOC139852471 gene encoding uncharacterized protein isoform X1 yields the protein MCILCVIQKWSRKIATMLPWIVIPLIALWLLSQFLPPAFRFEITSPRLACVIVLLVTLFWYEVLMPRLSTWRARRNARLKERKRLEAIEIQKLKKNAVRKCRNCKTPYRDQNPSGGKFNCSYCGHQSKRPATDPLFVSPDLGRFSGSGIFKDLVEKVWSDNNWICGQDWLENGGNWVNGSHSLKSGNWKKNNGGFFSSGNDFFSFLVIFVSKSIAAIFLGIMWLFRKLFRISFNEDDNTSDSDVNGLAKKGENGVNCNETKSEKARRKAEEKRQARLEREQLEEEERKQREEVARLVEERRKVRDEIDKHINRKDKSSPRQDKKEAERKRQEKKKERDRGSNKSDVDELEKRASKELEKNRKFEDHNNNNKSKIAVTNSYNQGGVGTRYLDRMKGNFFASSKTLSGGGFFGKGNTREHRSGSFLEHSNKRDHVQPERASGKSNTHADDQNHTRPQACFESQPCPPPKRSWHQLFTRSSPTASSTTSTNVISRPNGTQQSESQSSIAPGYPVTQGFDIPVTQALNSLPSFGNFTSSTIGLQLSSNFTECIHEEPDIFQDPSYVPDPASSTGPGPGHEAFDGFPIDLGFLADGGPENSSPYDSPVSQWSTSNENHADKGWQGWNSKLGPDTLGLFGANQDWDLPQTTSGLMSKEQELVPSNAPGFMQATTDDLWAYRTSYGSVASNNNHLPMNLQEGTAHNELVYGIPNGSAINHPFQLPHGNVWAKKEQVAAAPGCVEGIGTTSALISPGGGPYSPPNVQSPWSYE